The following are encoded in a window of Chryseobacterium sp. genomic DNA:
- a CDS encoding NADH-quinone oxidoreductase subunit B, translating into MSDNKPVIRMDAQPPAGLEGEGFFATQLSSVVGLARKHSLWPLPFATSCCGIEYMAFLNPTYDGSRFGMERNSFSPRHADMLMVCGTISKKLGPVLQQVYTQMAEPRWVVAVGACASSGGIFDTYSVLQGIDKIIPVDVYVPGCPPRPEQIIEGVMQVQALAESESIRRRDMPEYQNLLESYGIK; encoded by the coding sequence ATGTCTGATAATAAACCGGTAATCCGTATGGATGCCCAACCACCTGCAGGACTTGAGGGCGAAGGGTTCTTTGCCACCCAGCTCAGCAGTGTTGTAGGCCTGGCGAGAAAGCACTCACTTTGGCCTTTGCCGTTTGCCACCTCCTGCTGTGGTATTGAATATATGGCTTTCCTGAATCCTACCTACGACGGGTCACGTTTCGGGATGGAAAGAAACTCCTTCTCGCCGCGACATGCTGATATGCTTATGGTGTGCGGAACAATATCCAAGAAGCTGGGCCCTGTTCTTCAGCAGGTATATACACAGATGGCAGAGCCACGCTGGGTAGTCGCTGTGGGAGCCTGCGCGAGCAGTGGAGGAATTTTCGACACGTACTCCGTGTTGCAGGGCATAGATAAAATAATTCCTGTAGATGTTTATGTACCCGGCTGCCCGCCAAGACCGGAGCAGATCATCGAAGGCGTGATGCAGGTGCAGGCACTGGCCGAGAGCGAAAGCATCCGCCGGAGAGATATGCCTGAATATCAAAATCTTCTGGAATCTTACGGAATTAAATAA
- a CDS encoding NADH-quinone oxidoreductase subunit A — MSLPESYIPILIQAAVGLGFVLLSLAGTHFLGPKQQKSNTRKNESFECGIEVEGNARTPFSVKYFLTAILFVLFDIEIVFFYPYAVNFREFGMEGFLAVLMFVSVFFMAFVYVWKRGALDWDK, encoded by the coding sequence ATGAGTTTACCTGAATCATATATTCCCATCCTCATACAGGCAGCAGTTGGCCTTGGTTTCGTTTTGCTTTCACTGGCAGGAACCCATTTTCTGGGACCAAAACAGCAAAAATCCAATACCCGTAAAAACGAAAGTTTTGAGTGCGGCATTGAAGTTGAGGGGAATGCAAGAACTCCATTCTCAGTTAAATATTTCCTTACAGCCATTCTCTTTGTTCTGTTTGATATTGAGATCGTTTTCTTCTATCCGTATGCGGTCAATTTCCGCGAATTCGGGATGGAAGGATTTCTGGCAGTACTGATGTTTGTATCCGTTTTCTTTATGGCATTTGTATATGTCTGGAAACGCGGCGCCCTGGACTGGGACAAATAA
- the nuoE gene encoding complex I 24 kDa subunit family protein — protein MSDTIAFKPETLEQVIKITKRYPEGKQKSALIPVLHIAQKEFGGWLDVPVMDYVAQVLQLKPIEVYEVATFYTMFNMKPVGKYVLEVCRTGPCMVRGSEKILDHIRTKLNISDGGTSADGLFTLKPAECLGACGYAPMMQLGKFYHENLTVEKVDEIIELCRQGAIALD, from the coding sequence GTGAGCGATACTATAGCTTTCAAACCTGAAACTTTAGAACAGGTTATAAAAATAACCAAAAGATATCCGGAAGGCAAACAGAAATCTGCCCTGATTCCTGTCCTGCACATTGCGCAGAAGGAATTTGGCGGCTGGCTGGATGTTCCCGTTATGGATTATGTAGCGCAGGTGCTTCAGCTGAAACCTATCGAGGTTTACGAAGTTGCGACTTTCTACACCATGTTTAACATGAAACCTGTGGGTAAGTATGTTCTTGAAGTTTGCAGGACAGGTCCCTGTATGGTAAGAGGCAGTGAGAAAATCCTGGATCATATCCGAACAAAACTGAACATCAGCGACGGCGGTACGTCTGCAGACGGCCTTTTCACCTTAAAGCCTGCGGAGTGTCTCGGTGCCTGCGGCTATGCGCCGATGATGCAGTTGGGCAAATTTTATCACGAAAATCTGACCGTTGAAAAAGTAGATGAAATTATTGAATTATGCCGTCAGGGTGCCATTGCGCTGGACTAG
- a CDS encoding NADH-quinone oxidoreductase subunit C has product MTNDFVLDAIKREFPDSVISASEPYGMLTLEIKKEDIKKVIHHLRDSSLDFNFLTDICGIHYPEDHEKEVGVIYHLHNMRQGVRVRLKAFTKREGAEFDSVTDLFAGANWMERETYDFYGFKFKGHPDLRVILNMEDIGYHPMYKEYRLEDGTRTDKEDKMFGR; this is encoded by the coding sequence ATGACTAACGATTTTGTATTAGATGCGATTAAAAGAGAGTTTCCGGACAGTGTCATTTCTGCTTCTGAACCTTACGGCATGCTGACCCTTGAGATTAAGAAGGAAGACATCAAGAAGGTCATCCACCACCTCAGGGATTCTTCGCTGGATTTTAACTTCCTTACCGATATTTGCGGAATCCACTATCCCGAAGACCATGAAAAAGAGGTTGGTGTCATCTACCATCTGCATAATATGCGTCAGGGAGTACGTGTAAGGCTGAAGGCCTTTACAAAAAGGGAAGGCGCAGAATTCGACTCAGTTACCGACCTTTTTGCAGGAGCCAACTGGATGGAGAGGGAAACTTACGATTTCTACGGATTTAAATTCAAAGGTCATCCTGATTTGCGTGTCATCCTTAATATGGAAGATATTGGGTATCACCCGATGTACAAGGAATACCGCCTGGAAGACGGAACCAGAACAGACAAGGAAGATAAAATGTTCGGCAGATAA
- the nuoF gene encoding NADH-quinone oxidoreductase subunit NuoF has translation MSKKLLLKDAHIEGIRYFDTYRKQGGYEAVEKALKMSSEEIVEAVKASGLRGRGGAGFPTGLKWSFLAKPEGVPRYLVVNADESEPGTFKDRYLMEFLPHILIEGMIISSFALGANTAYIYIRGEYSWIPDILEEAIEEARNNGFLGKNILGTGFDCEIYVQRGAGAYICGEETALLESLEGKRGNPRLKPPFPAVKGLWESPTVVNNVETIAAVVPIINIGAAEYAKIGVGKSTGTKLISACGNINKPGVYEIDMTITVEEFIYSDEYCGGIPNGKKLKACIPGGSSVPILPANLMLKTINGEPRLMNYESLSDGGFATGTMMGSGGFEVLDEDQCIVEHTMTLARFYAHESCGQCTPCREGTPWMYKILKKINSGEGRMEDIDLLWDVQRKIEGNTICPLGDAAAWPVAAAIRHFRDEFEWHINNPELAQTQNYGLAGYADPIPVPAANI, from the coding sequence ATGAGTAAAAAACTTTTACTTAAGGACGCACACATAGAAGGGATTCGCTACTTCGATACTTACCGCAAGCAGGGAGGTTATGAAGCAGTTGAAAAAGCCCTAAAAATGTCATCGGAAGAAATTGTGGAAGCAGTGAAGGCCTCCGGTCTTCGTGGCCGTGGAGGTGCGGGCTTCCCTACCGGACTGAAATGGAGTTTCCTGGCCAAACCGGAAGGCGTACCCAGATATCTGGTAGTTAATGCTGATGAATCCGAACCGGGAACCTTTAAGGACAGATACCTTATGGAATTCCTGCCACATATCCTTATTGAGGGAATGATAATCTCTTCCTTTGCTTTGGGTGCCAACACAGCTTACATCTACATACGCGGCGAATATTCCTGGATTCCGGACATTCTGGAGGAAGCTATTGAAGAAGCCAGAAACAACGGATTTTTAGGCAAGAACATCCTGGGTACCGGTTTCGACTGTGAAATTTATGTTCAGCGTGGTGCAGGAGCTTACATCTGCGGTGAAGAAACCGCCCTATTGGAATCTCTGGAAGGTAAAAGAGGAAATCCGCGTCTGAAACCACCTTTCCCTGCTGTAAAAGGTCTTTGGGAAAGTCCGACTGTAGTGAATAATGTAGAAACAATTGCAGCAGTAGTCCCAATCATCAACATCGGCGCAGCGGAGTATGCCAAGATCGGTGTGGGTAAATCTACCGGTACAAAACTGATCTCTGCCTGCGGTAACATCAACAAACCGGGGGTTTACGAAATTGACATGACGATCACTGTAGAGGAATTTATTTATTCTGATGAATACTGTGGCGGCATACCTAACGGAAAGAAACTCAAGGCCTGTATCCCGGGCGGAAGCTCCGTTCCCATCCTGCCGGCTAACCTGATGCTGAAAACCATCAACGGTGAACCACGACTGATGAATTACGAATCCCTGTCCGATGGCGGATTCGCTACAGGAACCATGATGGGTTCCGGCGGTTTCGAAGTATTGGATGAAGACCAGTGCATTGTAGAGCACACGATGACATTAGCGCGCTTCTACGCGCACGAAAGCTGTGGTCAGTGTACACCTTGCCGCGAAGGAACACCGTGGATGTATAAGATCCTGAAAAAAATAAACAGTGGCGAAGGAAGAATGGAAGACATTGATCTTCTGTGGGACGTTCAGAGAAAGATTGAAGGAAACACCATCTGCCCGCTTGGAGATGCAGCTGCTTGGCCTGTTGCCGCGGCCATACGTCATTTCCGCGATGAATTTGAGTGGCATATCAACAATCCTGAGCTTGCCCAGACTCAGAATTACGGTCTGGCCGGATATGCAGACCCAATTCCGGTACCTGCCGCCAATATATAA
- a CDS encoding IMPACT family protein, which translates to MHSYNTLQQPVEDIILKEKGSRFIGFAWNVQSEAEIRERLETLKDEHPKATHHCYAYRLGINGEKYRANDDGEPSGSAGLPIYNQLLAHGVTNILVVVVRYYGGTKLGVSGLVKTYKECAKATLEAGIIIARELECELDVEFPFGLQNTVFTLLNRYGAKILDFRSANSCMITASLTLTHKKNISDQLSEMQHVSFKFRN; encoded by the coding sequence ATGCACAGTTACAATACCCTTCAGCAGCCTGTTGAAGACATCATTCTGAAGGAGAAAGGCAGCCGTTTCATCGGATTTGCGTGGAATGTGCAGAGTGAAGCGGAAATTCGCGAACGCCTGGAAACCCTGAAAGATGAACATCCGAAAGCCACCCATCATTGTTATGCCTATCGGCTTGGCATCAATGGGGAAAAATACCGTGCAAATGATGACGGTGAGCCCTCAGGAAGTGCGGGTCTTCCCATTTACAATCAGTTGCTCGCCCACGGTGTGACTAATATCCTGGTGGTGGTCGTGCGCTACTACGGCGGAACAAAACTTGGAGTTTCGGGTCTGGTGAAGACCTATAAGGAATGTGCAAAAGCCACACTGGAAGCGGGAATTATAATTGCCCGGGAACTGGAATGTGAACTGGACGTTGAATTTCCGTTCGGTCTGCAGAATACTGTGTTCACCCTGCTGAACAGATATGGTGCAAAGATTTTGGATTTCAGGTCAGCAAATTCATGTATGATCACCGCCTCGCTCACGCTCACCCATAAAAAAAACATCTCCGATCAGTTATCGGAGATGCAGCATGTTTCATTTAAGTTCCGGAATTAA
- a CDS encoding GNAT family N-acetyltransferase, whose amino-acid sequence MSEIQVMEVKSGKELMEFIRFPMELYKNNKNYVPSLIQGERETWDPRENPALAYCKAKQFLARKDGKTVGRIAVIINGKEKEELGISKVRFGWIDFINDLNVSRALLEKAEEFAKANGISKIEGPMGFTNLDKAGTLTMGFDKMATMIGIYNHEYYPIHFEKLGLTREKEWVEYEIVFPEVLPEKVVKFNELIKEKYQLRVMKFRSKKEFLPLVDPMFKLLDQTYSTLSTYTPLTPEQVQSYKDKYFSLLDKDFIICIADKDDNLIAFAVTMPSYSEALQKANGHLLPVGWWHFLQAGKKNERANFYLIGIHPDYQKRGVTSIIFKEIYDIFKRKGVKYLETNPELADNKAIQLLWQDYNPVNHKRRATFSKLV is encoded by the coding sequence ATGTCTGAAATCCAGGTGATGGAAGTAAAATCCGGGAAAGAATTAATGGAATTTATCCGCTTCCCGATGGAACTCTACAAAAATAATAAAAATTACGTACCATCCCTCATACAGGGCGAACGGGAGACGTGGGATCCCCGCGAAAATCCTGCATTGGCCTATTGCAAAGCCAAACAGTTTCTGGCCAGGAAAGACGGTAAAACTGTAGGACGGATTGCAGTAATCATCAACGGAAAGGAAAAGGAGGAATTGGGAATCAGCAAAGTACGGTTTGGCTGGATCGATTTTATCAATGACCTAAATGTATCCAGGGCACTTCTGGAGAAAGCAGAAGAATTTGCAAAGGCTAACGGTATTTCAAAAATTGAAGGTCCCATGGGATTTACAAATCTGGACAAGGCCGGAACCCTGACCATGGGTTTTGACAAAATGGCCACAATGATCGGCATTTATAACCATGAATATTATCCAATTCACTTTGAAAAACTGGGCTTGACCAGAGAAAAGGAATGGGTAGAGTATGAAATCGTTTTTCCTGAAGTTTTGCCGGAGAAAGTGGTGAAGTTCAACGAACTGATAAAAGAAAAATACCAACTCCGGGTAATGAAATTCAGGTCGAAGAAGGAATTTCTGCCACTGGTGGACCCTATGTTCAAACTTCTGGATCAAACATACAGCACGCTGTCTACGTACACGCCGCTTACACCGGAACAGGTTCAGAGTTATAAGGATAAGTACTTTTCACTGCTGGATAAGGACTTCATCATCTGCATCGCGGACAAAGATGACAACCTAATTGCTTTTGCAGTTACAATGCCTTCTTATTCCGAGGCTCTTCAAAAGGCCAACGGCCACCTGCTGCCGGTTGGATGGTGGCATTTCCTGCAGGCTGGCAAAAAGAATGAAAGAGCGAACTTTTACCTGATCGGTATCCATCCCGATTACCAGAAGCGGGGGGTAACGTCCATCATTTTCAAGGAGATCTATGACATCTTCAAACGTAAAGGTGTTAAGTACCTGGAAACCAATCCTGAACTGGCAGATAATAAAGCCATACAGCTGCTTTGGCAGGACTATAATCCGGTAAATCATAAACGCCGGGCCACATTTTCAAAATTAGTATAG
- a CDS encoding 2Fe-2S iron-sulfur cluster-binding protein: MSTEIKKFKITIDGQTTEVMPGTSILEAARQIGGKSVPPAMCYYKPLESSGGRCRTCLVEVSKGSESDPRPMPKLVASCRTGVMDGMEVKNLTSEKTQEGRKAVTEFLLVNHPLDCPICDQAGECHLQDLGYEHGVQATRTDFERRTFEPEDIGPYIKLHMNRCILCARCVLAANQLTEEREHGILFRGDHAEISTYLNKALDNDFIGNVIDVCPVGALTDRTARFASRVWFTKPMNATCNCGKCAGKAVLWMKGDEIVRVTARKDQYDEVEDWICNECRFERKDLSQWTIEGPRHISRHSVISLNHYQKPADEHTLLNNSHAKEISTADDQRTEK, encoded by the coding sequence ATGAGCACAGAAATTAAAAAATTCAAGATAACCATAGACGGACAGACTACTGAAGTTATGCCCGGCACTTCTATACTGGAAGCCGCCAGACAGATCGGTGGCAAATCCGTTCCCCCGGCCATGTGCTACTACAAACCGCTGGAAAGCAGTGGAGGTCGTTGCCGTACCTGCCTGGTGGAAGTTTCCAAAGGCTCCGAATCGGATCCGCGCCCGATGCCCAAACTTGTAGCCAGCTGCCGTACAGGCGTGATGGACGGGATGGAAGTTAAGAACCTGACCTCGGAAAAAACTCAGGAAGGCCGTAAAGCCGTAACCGAATTTTTACTTGTAAATCATCCGCTGGACTGCCCTATCTGTGACCAGGCCGGCGAATGCCACCTTCAGGATCTTGGCTATGAGCATGGAGTTCAGGCTACACGTACTGATTTTGAAAGAAGAACATTTGAACCGGAAGATATCGGTCCTTATATAAAACTTCACATGAACCGCTGCATCCTGTGTGCAAGATGTGTACTGGCTGCCAATCAGCTTACCGAAGAAAGGGAGCACGGCATCCTGTTCCGCGGCGACCATGCTGAAATTTCAACTTACCTGAACAAAGCTTTGGACAATGACTTCATCGGTAATGTAATTGACGTTTGTCCGGTGGGAGCACTTACCGACAGAACTGCGCGATTTGCAAGCCGTGTGTGGTTCACCAAACCGATGAATGCTACCTGCAACTGCGGTAAATGTGCCGGAAAAGCGGTGCTTTGGATGAAGGGAGATGAGATCGTACGTGTTACAGCCAGGAAAGACCAGTATGACGAGGTGGAAGACTGGATCTGTAACGAATGCCGTTTCGAACGTAAAGACCTTTCGCAGTGGACTATCGAAGGTCCGCGCCATATTTCGCGCCACTCGGTAATCTCGCTGAACCACTATCAGAAGCCTGCCGACGAGCATACCCTGCTTAACAATTCGCATGCAAAGGAAATAAGTACAGCCGACGATCAGAGAACAGAAAAATAA
- a CDS encoding zinc metallopeptidase, whose amino-acid sequence MTYYLIIGVVFIISMIVQNRLRSKFEHYSKVHLQNGMSGKEIAEKMLRDSNIHDVQVISVPGQLTDHYNPMNKTINLSEGVYMQRNAAAAAVAAHETGHAVQHAVGYSMLQLRSKMVPMVNVASRLLQFVLMAGIVLMAMSGSKTVLLIGVILFAVTTAFAFITLPVEYDASKRALVWLKTSGTLANNAEYAGAEDSLKWAARTYVVAALGSLAQLIYFASMLAGGRSND is encoded by the coding sequence ATGACCTATTATTTAATTATTGGTGTAGTATTTATCATCAGTATGATCGTCCAGAACCGCTTGCGGTCAAAATTTGAGCATTACTCAAAAGTACATCTCCAGAACGGGATGTCCGGAAAGGAAATTGCAGAGAAAATGCTGCGTGACAGTAATATTCACGATGTGCAGGTAATTTCGGTTCCCGGCCAGCTTACCGATCATTACAATCCTATGAACAAGACAATTAACCTTTCGGAAGGTGTTTATATGCAGCGAAATGCAGCGGCTGCAGCGGTTGCAGCTCATGAAACGGGCCATGCAGTTCAGCATGCGGTAGGTTATTCCATGCTGCAGCTCAGATCCAAGATGGTACCGATGGTAAATGTTGCCTCCAGACTGCTGCAGTTTGTACTAATGGCTGGTATTGTGTTGATGGCAATGAGTGGCTCCAAGACGGTATTACTGATCGGAGTTATTCTATTCGCAGTAACTACAGCGTTTGCCTTTATTACTTTACCGGTAGAATATGACGCAAGCAAAAGAGCCTTGGTTTGGCTAAAAACATCGGGTACACTGGCCAATAATGCAGAGTATGCAGGGGCGGAAGACAGCCTGAAATGGGCAGCACGTACTTATGTGGTGGCAGCCCTGGGATCTCTTGCGCAACTCATTTACTTCGCATCCATGCTTGCCGGAGGAAGAAGTAATGATTAA
- the ribD gene encoding bifunctional diaminohydroxyphosphoribosylaminopyrimidine deaminase/5-amino-6-(5-phosphoribosylamino)uracil reductase RibD produces the protein MNHEFYIRRCIELARKASGQTYPNPLVGSVIVSDNRIIGEGYHHKAGEAHAEINAIHSVKNPELLKNATIYVSLEPCAHYGRTPPCANAIVEAGIKKVVIGARDAHDKVDGKGIQILKEGGCAVISGILEEDSRILNRRFFTYHEKKRPHIILKWAQSGDGFLDQGFTPARISNDLVNQFTHQLRADEHAILVGATTALRDNPGLTVRHIPGNHPVRILIDPHLIVPRHQKIYDGEAPTIIFNFLETGTEDNFRLIKIPAENFLQAMLETLYTLEIQSLIVEGGSFTLQQFIDADLWDEAILIRNPGLLLESGTKAPLWNALPEKKEIYRDNVIEFYRN, from the coding sequence ATGAACCACGAATTTTACATACGCAGATGTATTGAGCTGGCCCGGAAAGCCAGCGGACAGACCTACCCTAACCCCTTGGTGGGAAGTGTGATTGTTTCGGATAACCGTATTATCGGCGAGGGCTACCATCACAAAGCCGGCGAAGCACACGCGGAAATCAATGCAATTCATTCCGTTAAGAATCCTGAACTTCTGAAGAACGCAACCATTTATGTTTCACTGGAACCCTGCGCTCATTACGGTCGCACCCCGCCATGCGCGAATGCCATTGTTGAGGCAGGCATTAAAAAAGTGGTGATAGGCGCGCGTGATGCGCATGATAAAGTAGACGGAAAAGGAATACAGATCCTGAAAGAGGGCGGCTGCGCGGTAATTTCCGGTATTCTGGAAGAAGACAGCCGCATACTGAACAGGCGTTTTTTTACTTATCATGAAAAGAAACGTCCGCATATTATCCTGAAATGGGCTCAGTCGGGCGATGGATTCCTGGATCAGGGCTTTACACCGGCGCGTATATCCAACGATCTTGTGAATCAGTTCACCCATCAGCTGCGAGCAGATGAACATGCCATCCTCGTGGGTGCCACTACTGCACTGCGCGACAACCCGGGACTGACAGTAAGGCATATTCCGGGAAACCATCCGGTTAGAATCCTTATAGACCCGCATCTGATTGTTCCGCGGCATCAGAAGATTTATGACGGCGAAGCCCCCACAATTATATTTAATTTTCTTGAAACCGGAACTGAAGATAATTTCAGGCTGATTAAGATACCTGCCGAAAACTTCCTTCAGGCAATGTTGGAAACACTTTACACCCTGGAAATACAGTCGCTGATCGTTGAAGGCGGAAGTTTTACCCTTCAGCAGTTCATAGACGCGGATCTGTGGGACGAAGCCATTCTGATCCGTAATCCAGGCCTGCTTCTGGAATCCGGGACGAAAGCACCCTTGTGGAATGCCCTTCCTGAAAAGAAAGAGATTTACCGTGATAATGTCATTGAATTTTACCGAAATTGA
- a CDS encoding NADH-quinone oxidoreductase subunit D has translation MKDNALSNIITQYDSSEHIDGQLYTLNLGPTHPATHGIFENVLTMDGERILHSEQTVGYIHRAFEKISERRNFAQITTLTDRMNYCSAPINNMGWHMTVEKLIGCEVPKRVDYMRVIMMELARIADHMVCNGVTAMDAGAITGLTYLFREREAIYEMYEQICGARMTTNMGRIGGFERDFNPKFHELLQNWLKKFPKIWGEFCALNERNRIFMDRTIKVGAISAERALSYGFTGPNLRAAGVDYDVRVASPYSSYQDFDFIIPVGSAGDTYDRFMVRQQEVWESLKIIEQAYKNLPEGPFHADVPEFYLPEKAEVYNNMEALIYHFKIVMGETDVPKGEVYHAVEGGNGELGFYLVSDGGRTPYRLHFRRPCFIYYQAYPEMIKGSMISDAIVTMCSMNVIAGELDA, from the coding sequence ATGAAAGACAACGCACTATCAAATATAATCACACAGTACGACTCTTCTGAGCATATAGACGGGCAGTTATACACGCTGAATTTGGGACCTACCCACCCGGCTACCCACGGAATTTTTGAGAATGTGCTTACCATGGACGGCGAGCGAATCCTGCACTCCGAACAGACCGTAGGTTACATTCACCGTGCTTTTGAAAAAATATCCGAGAGACGGAATTTCGCTCAGATTACTACCCTCACCGACCGTATGAATTACTGTTCAGCACCCATCAATAATATGGGCTGGCACATGACGGTTGAGAAACTGATTGGCTGCGAGGTTCCAAAACGTGTAGATTATATGCGCGTTATCATGATGGAACTAGCACGTATCGCCGACCATATGGTATGTAACGGTGTTACCGCCATGGATGCCGGAGCGATTACCGGTCTTACCTACCTCTTCCGCGAAAGAGAGGCCATCTATGAAATGTACGAGCAGATCTGCGGTGCCAGAATGACTACCAACATGGGCCGCATTGGGGGATTTGAAAGGGATTTTAACCCAAAATTCCATGAACTTCTGCAAAACTGGCTGAAGAAATTCCCTAAGATCTGGGGCGAATTCTGTGCACTTAACGAAAGAAACAGAATCTTCATGGACCGTACCATCAAGGTAGGTGCAATTTCGGCAGAACGTGCTCTAAGCTACGGTTTTACCGGTCCTAACCTTCGGGCCGCGGGCGTAGATTACGATGTACGTGTTGCAAGTCCGTATTCTTCATATCAGGATTTTGACTTCATCATTCCGGTAGGCAGTGCGGGCGATACTTACGACAGGTTCATGGTGCGCCAGCAGGAAGTTTGGGAAAGTCTGAAAATTATAGAGCAGGCTTATAAAAACCTGCCTGAAGGACCTTTCCACGCTGATGTTCCTGAGTTCTACCTGCCCGAGAAAGCTGAAGTATACAATAATATGGAAGCACTGATCTATCACTTCAAAATTGTGATGGGTGAAACCGATGTTCCGAAAGGTGAAGTCTACCACGCGGTGGAAGGCGGAAACGGCGAACTTGGTTTCTATCTGGTGAGCGATGGCGGCAGAACTCCTTACAGGCTTCACTTCCGCAGACCATGCTTCATCTATTATCAGGCGTACCCCGAAATGATAAAAGGATCCATGATCTCCGATGCCATCGTAACGATGTGTTCAATGAACGTGATCGCCGGCGAACTGGACGCGTAG